One Pseudomonas sp. MM213 genomic window, AGACAGGCTGCAGCGGCAGTTTGCCTGCCGCTGTGGTTGTCCTTGCTGCCGTGGCTGGATCACCGGCTACGACGAATCGCCGAATGCCGATGGCCAGTTGTACTTCCAGAACTGGCGCCGATGACGCCGGGGGGCTTTTACAGCGGCTCAAATGGACGCAGGCGATACTGCGGCGGCAACTGCTCGAAACCACTGATGGTGGCATTCAGGCTCTTCCACCGACCGTCCTTGATGCCATAGATGCAGCCGTGAATCGACAGTTTCTGCCCGCGGTGCCAAGCGTTTTGCACAATGCTGGTGTGCCCGACGTTGGCCACTTGCTGGATCACGTTGAGCTCGCAGAGGCGGTCGACCCGCTCTTCTTCGGTCGGCAGTTTGGAGAGTTCTTCGCGCTTTTCGTAGTAAAGGTCACGAATCGACCGCAGCCAGCCATCGATCAAGCCGAACTGGCGATCCTGCATCGAAGCACGCACACCGCCGCAGCCATAGTGGCCGGTAACGAGGATGTGTTTGACCTTGAGCACGTCCACCGCGTACTGAATCACCGACAGGCAGTTGAGGTCAGTGTGCAGCACCACGTTGGCCACGTTGCGGTGGACGAACAGGTCGCCAGGCAGCATGCCGACAATCTCG contains:
- the can gene encoding carbonate dehydratase, which produces MNDLQDLIDNNERWADAITKEDPDFFAKLARQQTPEFLWIGCSDARVPANEIVGMLPGDLFVHRNVANVVLHTDLNCLSVIQYAVDVLKVKHILVTGHYGCGGVRASMQDRQFGLIDGWLRSIRDLYYEKREELSKLPTEEERVDRLCELNVIQQVANVGHTSIVQNAWHRGQKLSIHGCIYGIKDGRWKSLNATISGFEQLPPQYRLRPFEPL